A region of Paractinoplanes abujensis DNA encodes the following proteins:
- a CDS encoding RNA polymerase sigma factor — MSTVEAVWRIESARIVGALTRYTGGDLELAEDVAQEAVAEALEKWPRDGEPDNPVGWLLATARRRAIDAFRRRAARDQKYALLAEADTDGGDGHLWDPDRIDDDVLSLMFVACHPVLSPEARVALTLRTVGGLSSEEIARAFLVPVPTIQARITRAKKTIAAARVPFAVPPADERKRRLGGVLSVLYVIFTEGSTATAGDSLLRQDLAYEALRLARTLAALLPGEPEVFGLIALCELTASRFGARTGPGGEAILLEQQDRRRWDFSAIRRGLAALGQATAAGRGLGPYGLQAAIAACHASAASVAETDWERIVLLYEALGRVAPSPIVELNRAVAVAMASGPAEALLLVDELVARDRLPGSHLLPTVRGELLSRLGRAREARAEFELAARLCGNEQERKVLLGKLENQ, encoded by the coding sequence GTGAGCACAGTCGAGGCCGTCTGGCGGATCGAGTCGGCGCGCATCGTGGGCGCGCTGACCCGGTACACCGGGGGCGACCTCGAGCTGGCCGAGGACGTCGCGCAGGAAGCGGTGGCCGAGGCCCTCGAGAAGTGGCCACGCGACGGCGAGCCGGACAACCCGGTCGGCTGGCTGCTGGCCACCGCCCGGCGGCGGGCGATCGACGCCTTCCGCCGCCGGGCGGCCCGCGACCAGAAATACGCGCTGCTGGCCGAGGCGGACACCGACGGCGGCGACGGGCACCTGTGGGATCCCGACCGGATCGACGACGACGTGCTGTCGCTGATGTTCGTGGCGTGTCACCCGGTGCTCTCCCCCGAGGCCCGGGTGGCGCTGACCCTGCGCACGGTGGGCGGGTTGTCCAGCGAGGAGATCGCCCGCGCGTTCCTGGTGCCGGTGCCGACGATCCAGGCCCGCATCACCCGGGCCAAGAAGACGATCGCGGCCGCGCGGGTGCCGTTCGCGGTGCCGCCGGCCGACGAGCGGAAGCGGCGACTGGGCGGTGTCCTCAGCGTCCTCTACGTGATCTTCACCGAGGGGTCCACGGCCACCGCGGGCGACAGCCTGCTGCGCCAAGACCTCGCGTACGAGGCGTTACGGCTGGCCCGCACGCTGGCCGCGCTGCTGCCCGGTGAGCCCGAGGTGTTCGGGCTGATCGCGTTGTGCGAGCTCACGGCGTCGCGCTTCGGAGCCCGTACGGGTCCCGGCGGCGAGGCGATCCTGCTCGAGCAGCAGGACCGGCGCCGCTGGGACTTCTCGGCGATCCGGCGCGGGCTGGCGGCGCTGGGGCAGGCCACGGCGGCCGGTCGTGGTCTGGGCCCGTACGGGTTGCAGGCCGCCATCGCCGCCTGCCACGCGAGCGCGGCCTCGGTCGCCGAGACCGACTGGGAGCGGATCGTGCTGCTCTACGAGGCGCTGGGCCGGGTCGCGCCGTCCCCGATCGTCGAGCTCAACCGGGCGGTGGCGGTGGCGATGGCGAGCGGCCCGGCCGAGGCCCTGCTGCTGGTCGACGAACTGGTGGCGCGGGACCGGCTGCCCGGTTCCCACCTGCTGCCGACCGTACGGGGTGAGCTGCTGAGCCGGCTCGGCCGCGCCCGTGAGGCCCGGGCCGAGTTCGAGCTGGCCGCGCGGTTGTGCGGCAACGAGCAGGAGCGCAAGGTGCTACTCGGCAAGCTCGAGAACCAGTAG
- a CDS encoding YciI family protein — protein MAKYMLIMRNTDEGLAQMVNTSFDEMLETVGRFNEELIKAGVLVAAEGLDDAAQGVVVDYSGETPVATDGPYGETKELFGGFYILDVKTQEEAVEWAKRMPAFPGAKTEIRRVPGIEEFPQDNEWIKKERAWREQTGQL, from the coding sequence ATGGCGAAGTACATGCTGATCATGCGGAACACCGACGAGGGCTTGGCCCAGATGGTCAACACGTCGTTCGACGAGATGCTGGAGACGGTCGGCCGCTTCAACGAGGAGCTGATCAAGGCGGGCGTGCTGGTGGCCGCCGAGGGCCTCGACGACGCCGCGCAGGGCGTGGTGGTCGACTACTCGGGCGAGACCCCGGTCGCCACCGACGGTCCCTACGGCGAGACGAAGGAGCTGTTCGGCGGCTTCTACATCCTCGACGTGAAGACCCAGGAGGAGGCGGTCGAGTGGGCCAAGCGGATGCCCGCCTTCCCCGGGGCGAAGACCGAGATCCGCCGGGTGCCCGGCATCGAGGAGTTCCCGCAGGACAACGAGTGGATCAAGAAGGAGCGGGCCTGGCGCGAGCAGACCGGCCAGCTGTGA
- a CDS encoding RCC1 domain-containing protein, producing the protein MVSRPRRVLAAVVAVVVVLAGAGAVPAWAVFTSTITNTGNTVSADTDFSINGALYVWGDNGGWQLTPTQIGTGTTWTSATTGDRLTCGIAGGKLFCLGSNNGSGQQGVNDTAAHYTPLQVGSADWTAVAAGSTHTCGIQSDSTLWCWGANGSGQLAQSTATTSAKVPTQVTSPAATGWATVSAGTQFTCATRTDGSLYCWGTNAQGQLGIGSTTPASSSTPLQVAGSGWTAVALGAQHACGLQGSTLSCWGNGSFNRLGQLNSTSYSSPMTVLGTWAAVTAGADHTCALTLISQLYCWGFGGSGRLGGGTASSTTTGPAPVGTATTWRSISAGAAHTCGTRTDNSLYCWGANNWGQVGDGGVTDQLSPVKIGASVWSAVAPGEIANHTCAIRTDGTLWCWGVTGLPLFLPTRIGTGTTWHQAATGDQFLCAIRDAGALYCFGQQNAGRLGAGDNVNHFLPTPVTTTAGTTFSEVTAGSYHACAVGTDTTMWCWGSASYGQTGQGNNIQQNSPVQIMNPATGWTSVSAGALYTCAVRSDSTMYCWGQNAFGEMGQGVQGTPQTTPVAVTSPAATGWVQVSAGHQHVCALRTDTKIYCWASDGSGRLGLGSGAPPALTPTAVSGTGGYMWVGLGADHSCALKTNGTLWCWGTGWNGRLGNNSTADKYVPTQTTGSSAWRKVNGINPSTCGVRADNSVWCWGSNGRGQLGLGSTFGDQLTPVRLGLTGRPLAAGAASHLMGLIAY; encoded by the coding sequence ATGGTGTCCCGCCCCCGGCGCGTCCTCGCGGCCGTGGTGGCCGTCGTGGTCGTCCTGGCCGGGGCCGGCGCCGTGCCCGCGTGGGCCGTCTTCACCTCGACCATCACCAACACCGGCAACACGGTCAGCGCCGACACCGACTTCTCGATCAACGGCGCCCTTTACGTCTGGGGCGACAACGGCGGTTGGCAGCTGACCCCGACCCAGATCGGCACCGGGACCACCTGGACGTCGGCCACGACCGGCGACCGTCTGACGTGCGGGATCGCCGGGGGCAAACTTTTCTGCCTGGGCAGCAACAACGGCAGCGGGCAGCAGGGCGTCAACGACACGGCCGCGCACTACACGCCGTTGCAGGTCGGCTCGGCTGACTGGACCGCCGTGGCCGCCGGATCCACCCACACCTGCGGCATCCAGTCCGACAGCACCCTGTGGTGCTGGGGCGCCAACGGCTCCGGGCAGCTCGCGCAGAGCACGGCCACCACCTCGGCCAAGGTGCCGACGCAGGTGACGTCGCCCGCCGCCACCGGGTGGGCGACGGTGTCGGCCGGAACCCAGTTCACCTGCGCCACCCGTACCGACGGCAGCCTCTACTGCTGGGGCACGAACGCGCAGGGCCAGCTGGGGATCGGCTCGACCACACCCGCCTCGTCCAGCACCCCGCTGCAGGTCGCGGGCAGCGGATGGACCGCCGTCGCGCTGGGCGCCCAGCACGCCTGCGGTCTGCAGGGCAGCACCCTGTCCTGCTGGGGCAACGGCAGTTTCAACCGGCTCGGCCAGCTCAACAGCACGTCCTACTCGTCGCCGATGACCGTCCTGGGCACCTGGGCCGCCGTCACGGCCGGGGCGGACCACACCTGCGCTCTCACCCTGATCAGCCAGCTCTACTGCTGGGGGTTCGGCGGGTCGGGGCGGCTGGGCGGAGGCACGGCCAGCAGCACGACGACCGGTCCGGCGCCGGTCGGCACGGCCACCACCTGGCGGTCGATCTCGGCCGGGGCCGCGCACACCTGCGGCACGCGAACCGACAACTCGCTCTACTGCTGGGGCGCGAACAACTGGGGCCAGGTCGGCGACGGCGGGGTCACCGACCAGCTCTCCCCGGTCAAGATCGGCGCCTCGGTGTGGTCGGCCGTGGCGCCCGGCGAGATCGCCAACCACACCTGCGCCATCCGCACCGACGGGACGCTGTGGTGCTGGGGGGTGACCGGGCTCCCGCTCTTCCTGCCCACCCGGATCGGCACCGGCACGACGTGGCACCAGGCCGCGACCGGCGACCAGTTCCTGTGCGCCATCCGGGACGCCGGGGCGCTCTACTGCTTCGGTCAGCAGAACGCCGGCCGGCTCGGCGCGGGCGACAACGTCAACCACTTCCTGCCCACCCCGGTCACGACCACCGCCGGCACCACGTTCAGCGAGGTCACCGCGGGCAGCTATCACGCCTGCGCGGTGGGCACCGACACCACCATGTGGTGCTGGGGATCGGCCAGCTACGGGCAGACCGGGCAGGGCAACAACATCCAGCAGAACAGCCCCGTGCAGATCATGAACCCGGCCACCGGCTGGACCAGCGTGTCGGCGGGTGCCCTGTACACCTGCGCCGTCCGGTCCGACAGCACCATGTACTGCTGGGGCCAGAACGCCTTCGGTGAGATGGGACAGGGCGTCCAGGGCACACCCCAGACCACGCCGGTGGCGGTCACCAGCCCCGCCGCGACCGGCTGGGTGCAGGTCAGCGCCGGCCACCAGCACGTCTGCGCGCTGCGCACCGACACGAAGATCTACTGCTGGGCCAGCGACGGCAGCGGTCGGCTCGGCCTGGGCTCCGGCGCGCCGCCCGCGCTCACCCCGACGGCGGTCTCCGGCACCGGCGGCTACATGTGGGTCGGCCTCGGTGCCGACCACAGCTGCGCCCTCAAGACCAACGGGACCCTGTGGTGCTGGGGCACCGGCTGGAACGGCCGGCTCGGCAACAACAGCACCGCCGACAAGTACGTGCCCACTCAGACGACCGGGTCGAGCGCGTGGCGCAAAGTCAACGGCATCAACCCGTCGACCTGCGGGGTCCGCGCCGACAACTCCGTCTGGTGCTGGGGCTCGAACGGCCGGGGTCAGCTCGGCCTGGGCTCCACCTTCGGCGACCAGCTGACACCGGTGCGGCTCGGTCTGACCGGCCGCCCCCTGGCCGCCGGGGCCGCTTCCCACCTGATGGGGCTGATCGCCTACTGA
- a CDS encoding MmcQ/YjbR family DNA-binding protein, which produces MAHPVMFDESDPMLHRVREIALGFPDAAEKISHGHPAFYTTKVFAYYGGSLKVGGEWVRHDSSLLVLLDPDERDALAGEPRCYRPAYLAPSGWLGIHLDAGTDWAEIAELIDASYRLTAGPRRVARLDARAG; this is translated from the coding sequence GTGGCGCACCCCGTCATGTTCGACGAGTCGGATCCGATGCTGCACCGCGTACGGGAAATCGCCCTCGGCTTTCCCGACGCGGCGGAGAAGATCTCGCACGGGCATCCGGCGTTCTACACGACCAAGGTCTTCGCCTACTACGGCGGCAGCCTCAAGGTCGGCGGCGAATGGGTGCGCCACGACTCCTCGCTGCTGGTGCTGCTCGACCCCGACGAACGCGACGCGCTGGCCGGCGAGCCGCGCTGCTACCGGCCGGCCTACCTCGCGCCGTCGGGCTGGCTCGGCATCCACCTCGACGCCGGCACCGACTGGGCCGAGATCGCCGAGTTGATCGACGCCAGCTACCGCCTTACCGCAGGCCCGCGGCGGGTCGCCCGGCTGGACGCCCGGGCAGGTTGA
- a CDS encoding DUF6174 domain-containing protein — MLLRKLPWAVALVALAAGCTSSDPSPAPTGTTAASPPAWSEPASYSYVLTRGCDAAQPLGRYQVKVASGVVSSADRLDATAVSPSAGADEDLGPATGDSGEEIEAFTLSELVEMAKTATDDGAEVATTYDTADGHPVKVSIDVGEGPECWNVSDYAVS; from the coding sequence GTGCTGCTCCGAAAGCTTCCCTGGGCCGTGGCGCTGGTGGCGTTGGCCGCCGGCTGCACGTCGTCCGACCCGTCGCCCGCCCCGACCGGCACCACCGCGGCGTCACCTCCGGCGTGGAGCGAGCCCGCCTCCTACTCGTACGTGTTGACCAGGGGTTGCGACGCCGCCCAGCCGCTCGGCCGTTACCAGGTGAAGGTGGCCTCGGGCGTGGTCTCGTCGGCCGACCGGCTCGACGCCACCGCCGTGAGCCCCTCGGCCGGCGCCGACGAGGATCTGGGCCCGGCCACCGGCGACAGCGGCGAGGAGATCGAGGCCTTCACGCTGAGCGAGCTGGTCGAGATGGCCAAGACCGCCACCGACGACGGCGCCGAGGTGGCCACGACGTACGACACGGCCGACGGCCACCCGGTCAAGGTCAGCATCGACGTCGGCGAGGGCCCCGAGTGCTGGAACGTCAGCGACTACGCCGTGTCGTGA
- a CDS encoding HAD-IIA family hydrolase, with translation MPERKAIESWLTDMDGVLVHEGVPVPGAPDFVNRMKTSGKPFLILTNNSIYTPRDLQARLNRMGFDVPEQSIWTAALATAQFLSDQRPGGTAYVIGEAGLTTAMHASGYVLTEFDPDYVVLGETRNYSFEQITKAIRLIGGGAKFICTNPDATGPSNEGALPAAGSVAAMISKATGVEPYFVGKPNPMMMRSALNTIEAHSESTAMIGDRMDTDVLCGLEAGLETILVLTGISTREEADRYPFRPSRIVNSVADLIDEI, from the coding sequence ATGCCTGAGCGCAAGGCCATCGAGAGCTGGCTCACCGACATGGACGGTGTGCTCGTTCACGAGGGCGTGCCGGTTCCGGGCGCCCCCGACTTCGTGAACCGGATGAAGACGTCGGGCAAGCCCTTCCTGATCCTGACCAACAACTCGATCTACACGCCCCGCGACCTGCAGGCCCGGCTCAACCGCATGGGCTTCGACGTCCCGGAGCAGTCGATCTGGACGGCGGCCCTGGCCACGGCGCAGTTCCTGTCCGACCAGCGGCCCGGCGGCACGGCGTACGTGATCGGCGAGGCCGGGCTGACCACGGCCATGCACGCGTCGGGTTACGTGCTGACCGAGTTCGACCCGGATTATGTGGTGCTGGGCGAGACCCGCAACTACAGCTTCGAGCAGATCACCAAGGCGATCCGGCTGATCGGCGGCGGCGCCAAGTTCATCTGCACGAACCCCGACGCGACCGGCCCGTCCAACGAGGGCGCGCTGCCCGCGGCGGGCTCGGTGGCGGCGATGATCTCGAAGGCGACCGGCGTCGAGCCGTACTTCGTGGGCAAGCCCAACCCGATGATGATGCGCTCGGCGCTCAACACGATCGAGGCCCACAGCGAGTCCACCGCCATGATCGGCGACCGGATGGACACCGACGTGCTGTGCGGGCTGGAGGCCGGCCTGGAGACCATCCTCGTGCTGACCGGCATCAGCACCCGCGAGGAGGCCGACCGCTACCCGTTCCGCCCGTCCCGCATCGTCAACTCGGTGGCCGACCTGATCGACGAGATCTAG
- a CDS encoding SDR family NAD(P)-dependent oxidoreductase yields the protein MTAPTASDVLSGTDLTGKTAVVTGGASGIGRAAARALAAAGAHVIVPARRPFTADDLDVRPMDLTDLDSVRAFAATVERADIVIGSAGVMACPETRVGPGWEAQFATNHLGHYALIMHLWPALLAAGDARVVMVASGRSPDDRIRWGDVQFELGYDKWAAYTQSKLATILFAYQLDRLGAPHGVRAFSASPGWVLTPLQRHLTRAEMVDAGWVDADGTAIPGLFLTPEQGAATPVWAATTPVTRGGAYCRDLEPTPEYPTDAPEAAKLWDLSAQLTGLNLPGRPAGRPAAGLR from the coding sequence ATGACCGCACCTACCGCCAGTGACGTGCTCTCCGGAACCGACCTGACCGGCAAGACCGCCGTGGTGACCGGCGGCGCCTCCGGCATCGGCCGGGCCGCCGCCCGGGCCCTGGCCGCCGCGGGCGCCCACGTGATCGTGCCGGCCCGCCGCCCGTTCACCGCGGACGACCTCGACGTCCGCCCGATGGACCTCACCGACCTCGACTCGGTGCGCGCCTTCGCCGCCACCGTCGAGCGGGCCGACATCGTGATCGGCAGCGCGGGCGTGATGGCCTGCCCCGAGACCCGCGTCGGCCCCGGCTGGGAAGCCCAGTTCGCCACGAACCACCTCGGCCACTACGCCCTGATCATGCACCTGTGGCCGGCCCTGCTGGCCGCGGGCGACGCCCGGGTGGTGATGGTCGCCTCGGGCCGTTCCCCCGACGACCGCATCCGCTGGGGTGACGTGCAGTTCGAGCTCGGCTACGACAAGTGGGCCGCCTACACCCAGTCCAAGCTGGCCACGATCCTGTTCGCGTACCAGCTCGACCGGCTGGGCGCGCCGCACGGCGTACGGGCGTTCTCGGCCAGCCCCGGCTGGGTGCTGACCCCGCTGCAGCGTCATCTGACCCGGGCCGAGATGGTCGACGCGGGCTGGGTCGACGCGGACGGCACCGCCATCCCCGGCCTGTTCCTGACCCCCGAGCAGGGCGCCGCCACCCCGGTCTGGGCCGCCACCACCCCCGTGACCCGCGGCGGCGCCTACTGCCGCGACCTCGAACCGACCCCCGAATACCCGACCGACGCCCCCGAGGCGGCCAAGCTGTGGGACTTGTCAGCCCAGCTGACCGGTCTCAACCTGCCCGGGCGTCCAGCCGGGCGACCCGCCGCGGGCCTGCGGTAA